A DNA window from Zingiber officinale cultivar Zhangliang chromosome 3A, Zo_v1.1, whole genome shotgun sequence contains the following coding sequences:
- the LOC122051343 gene encoding GTP cyclohydrolase 1-like yields MGALDSGCFEVDLEDGVGWEEEEKENEATDQAASEIEPDADADSMRSIEEAVKVLLQGLGEDHQREGLRRTPQRVAKAFRGGTRGYKQNVKDSVQDALFPESGLNLGIGHGGGAGGLVVVRDINLFSYCESCLLPFSIKCHVGYIPSGGRVVGLSKLSRAADVFARRLQEPKRLASEICAALHSSIKPAGVAVALQCRHMKLPEDHSSDIDSTHSTISVSSRSGDFKEEKSSLWDDFSFLLRLRGVVIEREDTDNSHVYPWCPLRSQELPQSNGHCVRNTKNGKVSSRTAVSQSQASMVTAVSSILRSLGADPLRKELAGTPCRYVQWLLNFKSSNRDFDCGAKEGNVDGTSEMQTALNIPFFSLCEHHLLPFHGVVHIGYLIERGTTPIDQSALRSMVHFFSRKLQVQERLTRQIVEAVHSNFNGGAMVVVEARHNCMISRGIEKVGSNTATMAVLGRFSSDSKVKALFLQTIASNASSAV; encoded by the exons ATGGGCGCGCTCGACTCCGGCTGCTTTGAGGTCGATCTCGAAGACGGAGTCGGatgggaggaggaggagaaggagaacgaGGCGACGGATCAAGCGGCATCGGAGATCGAACCAGATGCAGACGCCGACAGCATGCGGTCGATCGAGGAGGCCGTGAAGGTTCTGCTGCAGGGCCTCGGAGAGGACCACCAGCGGGAGGGCCTCCGGAGGACGCCGCAGCGTGTAGCCAAGGCGTTCCGTGGCGGAACCAGAG GTTACAAACAAAATGTGAAGGACAGTGTGCAGGATGCTTTGTTTCCTGAATCCGGACTGAATTTGGGAATCGGTCATGGAGGAGGAGCCGGTGGACTGGTGGTTGTTCGCGACATCAACTTGTTCTCATACTGCGAGTCTTGCTTGCTTCCCTTCAGCATCAAGTGCCATGTCGGTTACATTCCTTCTGGAGGGCGCGTCGTTGGCCTAAGTAAGCTCTCGCGCGCCGCAGATGTATTCGCGAGGAGGCTTCAGGAACCTAAAAGACTCGCAAGTGAAATCTGTGCGGCATTGCATAGCAGCATTAAACCAGCTGGTGTGGCTGTTGCTCTTCAATGTCGCCACATGAAGCTGCCCGAAGACCATTCAAGTGATATCGATTCTACTCATTCAACCATATCAGTTTCTTCAAGGTCTGGAGATTTTAAAGAAGAGAAAAGCTCTTTGTGGGATGATTTCTCATTTCTTCTGAGACTAAGAGGTGTAGTCATCGAAAGAGAAGATACAGACAATTCTCATGTTTATCCTTGGTGCCCCTTAAGGTCTCAGGAGCTGCCTCAGTCGAATGGACATTGCGTGAGAAACACCAAAAATGGAAAGGTTTCTTCCAGGACAGCAGTTTCACAGTCACAAGCTTCTATGGTGACAGCAGTATCTTCAATTCTCCGATCCCTCGGTGCAGATCCTTTGAGGAAAGAACTCGCGGGCACTCCGTGCCGTTATGTTCAATGGCTTCTGAATTTTAAGAGCTCTAACCGCGACTTTGATTGTGGTGCGAAAGAAGGAAATGTTGATGGCACGAGCGAGATGCAGACGGCGCTAAACATTCCTTTCTTCTCACTTTGTGAGCACCACCTCTTACCGTTTCATGGCGTGGTGCACATTGGATACTTGATCGAACGAGGAACTACTCCTATCGATCAGTCAGCTCTGCGATCAATGGTTCATTTCTTTTCCCGCAAGCTCCAAGTGCAAGAGAGGTTAACCAGACAGATAGTAGAAGCGGTGCATTCTAACTTCAATGGTGGAGCAATGGTCGTAGTAGAAGCCCGGCATAACTGCATGATATCGAGAGGGATCGAGAAAGTAGGGAGCAACACGGCTACTATGGCTGTTCTTGGCCGGTTTTCTAGCGATTCGAAAGTGAAGGCTCTATTTTTGCAGACAATCGCAAGCAATGCTTCGTCTGCGGTTTGA
- the LOC122051344 gene encoding uncharacterized protein LOC122051344, giving the protein MGANDRICSPLTMAPRSATSVVVVFFFFLFNSSSAADAAAAGGGGNDNLTAYEALASYDLPPGLLPQGALGYDLNAPTGAFSAYLNGTCSFSLDGSYQLRYKSTITGVISPGRLSDLHGVSVKILLFWVNIIEVRRLTDSLRFSVGIASADFAMSNFYISPRCGCGLNCPDDHDSYEAVRFPLRLPGLHRDAVSHS; this is encoded by the coding sequence ATGGGGGCGAACGATCGCATCTGCTCGCCGTTGACGATGGCCCCTCGATCAGCCACTtccgtcgtcgtcgtcttcttcttcttcctgttcAATTCCTCCTCCGCCGCTGATGCCGCCGCCGCCGGCGGCGGCGGCAATGACAATCTGACGGCCTACGAGGCCCTCGCATCGTACGACTTACCACCGGGACTTCTACCCCAGGGCGCCCTCGGGTACGACCTCAATGCTCCCACCGGAGCCTTCTCCGCCTACCTCAACGGCACCTGCAGTTTCTCCCTCGATGGCTCCTACCAGCTCCGCTACAAATCCACCATCACCGGCGTCATCTCGCCCGGCCGCCTCTCCGACCTCCACGGCGTCAGCGTCAAGATCCTCCTTTTCTGGGTCAACATCATCGAGGTCCGCCGCCTCACTGACTCCCTCCGCTTCTCCGTCGGCATCGCCTCCGCCGACTTCGCCATGAGCAACTTCTACATCTCCCCCCGCTGCGGCTGCGGCTTGAACTGCCCCGACGACCACGATTCGTATGAGGCTGTCCGGTTCCCCCTCCGACTCCCTGGCCTTCACCGCGATGCGGTGAGCCATTCATGA